A genome region from Ligilactobacillus cholophilus includes the following:
- a CDS encoding RNA-binding S4 domain-containing protein, whose translation MRLDKFLKVSRIIKRRSVAKDIADQGRIDINGKVAKSSSNVSIGDELTINFGNKTLVVKIDNIKDTTKKNEAEDLYTVIEEKYQEDYRI comes from the coding sequence ATGCGATTAGATAAGTTTTTAAAAGTATCAAGAATTATTAAAAGACGTTCGGTTGCAAAAGATATTGCTGATCAAGGTAGAATTGACATAAATGGAAAAGTTGCTAAGTCATCATCAAATGTAAGCATAGGTGATGAGTTAACTATTAATTTTGGAAATAAAACATTAGTTGTTAAAATCGATAATATTAAAGATACTACTAAGAAAAATGAGGCAGAAGATTTATATACTGTTATTGAAGAAAAATATCAAGAAGATTATCGTATTTAA
- a CDS encoding FtsB family cell division protein, translating into MAQDNKSKNVKILNKEYYNQQTRLTETQKLQLAMTKKHRLRMLILLGVTLFFSLILGARIIQNNIQAGILNKKATQAKVELKDAKKQNKELKQQVEQLKDSDYVAKIIRQKYYYSKDGETIYSLPGDKSKSITDN; encoded by the coding sequence ATGGCGCAAGATAATAAATCGAAAAATGTAAAAATTTTAAATAAGGAATACTATAATCAACAAACAAGATTAACAGAAACGCAAAAATTACAGCTGGCAATGACTAAAAAACATCGATTGAGAATGTTAATTCTTTTGGGAGTAACTTTATTTTTTTCACTAATATTAGGTGCTCGCATTATTCAAAACAACATTCAGGCTGGGATTTTAAATAAAAAAGCAACACAAGCTAAAGTTGAATTAAAAGATGCTAAGAAACAGAATAAAGAATTAAAGCAACAAGTTGAACAATTAAAGGATTCTGATTATGTTGCAAAGATTATTCGCCAAAAATATTATTACTCTAAAGATGGTGAAACAATATACAGTTTACCAGGAGATAAGTCAAAGAGTATAACAGATAACTAA
- a CDS encoding S1 domain-containing RNA-binding protein translates to MTVEVGTKVSGKVSGITNFGAFVDLGEKQTGLVHISEVSNNYVKDIHDVLKVGDEVQVKVLKIGDDGKISLSIKQAMPKPKKNESTSRQNNNHQGNHQRFHGNKSNHQNHSKKDFDTLLAGFLKESDERLTSLKRNTDGKRGGRGGRRS, encoded by the coding sequence ATGACAGTTGAAGTGGGAACGAAAGTTTCAGGCAAAGTTTCAGGAATTACAAACTTTGGTGCATTTGTGGATTTAGGCGAGAAACAAACTGGATTAGTGCATATCAGTGAAGTTTCTAATAATTATGTAAAAGATATTCATGATGTTTTAAAAGTTGGCGATGAAGTTCAAGTTAAAGTTCTTAAAATTGGTGACGATGGGAAAATTTCATTGTCAATTAAGCAAGCAATGCCCAAACCTAAGAAAAATGAATCAACTAGCCGACAAAATAATAACCATCAAGGAAATCATCAACGTTTCCACGGAAATAAATCAAATCATCAAAATCATTCAAAGAAAGATTTTGATACATTATTAGCTGGATTTTTAAAGGAAAGCGATGAACGCTTAACTTCTCTAAAACGAAATACTGATGGTAAGCGCGGTGGTCGTGGCGGTCGTCGAAGCTAG
- the tilS gene encoding tRNA lysidine(34) synthetase TilS — protein sequence MKIDNFNNHFRKFNLEQKKVLVAVSTGVDSMSLLKLLMDLPVKSRPKIEVAYVDHKLRKQSIVETEFIQKFCKKNNLKLHQTVWQKKFHPKLGIEEQARNFRYSFFEKVMDENNIKYLMTAHHADDQAETFLMKLVRGGQLQQLVGIESLRDFADNKYIIRPLLPFSKLEILNFAQRNQIKYFEDETNAMDDALRNRIRHQIIPLLKKENPKFLEHIQEYESQIKIALSCQELEQQRIVEKLRDSDGYNLELFSQLNANQQELVMKQILKLTDIPINQHQVTEIIQFLLNLNKPQGIYQINQEKQLRKEYQTFKIECKNKKTIKKELAILLSLNQWIKYEDFKIGIFSKDKVVIEKTDKTIGLSNCPSKLVLRFRKPKDYFEINGMHKKLRRYFIDNKIPSEDRQTMPLIADGNLIYAALNPQQLYLSHFSENATIRYTIVIKKYRKR from the coding sequence ATGAAAATCGATAACTTTAATAACCATTTTCGAAAGTTTAATTTGGAACAAAAAAAAGTACTTGTAGCTGTATCAACCGGAGTAGATTCTATGAGTTTATTAAAACTATTAATGGATTTACCTGTAAAAAGCCGTCCCAAAATTGAAGTTGCATATGTTGATCACAAATTACGAAAGCAAAGTATAGTTGAAACAGAATTTATTCAAAAATTTTGTAAAAAAAATAATTTGAAACTGCATCAAACTGTTTGGCAAAAGAAATTTCATCCTAAATTAGGAATTGAAGAACAGGCGCGTAATTTTCGATATTCTTTTTTTGAAAAGGTTATGGATGAGAATAATATTAAATATTTAATGACAGCACATCATGCTGATGATCAAGCAGAAACTTTTTTAATGAAACTAGTTCGTGGTGGCCAACTTCAACAACTGGTAGGAATAGAAAGTTTACGTGATTTTGCAGATAATAAGTATATTATTAGGCCTTTATTACCCTTTTCTAAATTAGAAATTTTAAATTTTGCACAAAGGAATCAAATTAAATATTTCGAAGATGAAACGAATGCAATGGATGATGCTTTGCGAAATCGTATACGTCATCAAATAATCCCATTATTAAAAAAGGAGAATCCAAAATTTTTAGAACATATCCAAGAGTATGAATCTCAAATAAAGATAGCTCTATCCTGTCAAGAATTGGAGCAGCAAAGAATAGTAGAAAAATTGAGAGATTCTGATGGATATAATTTGGAATTGTTTTCTCAATTAAATGCTAATCAACAAGAATTAGTTATGAAACAAATTTTAAAGTTAACTGATATTCCGATAAATCAGCATCAAGTAACTGAAATTATACAATTTTTATTAAATTTGAATAAACCGCAAGGAATTTATCAAATAAATCAAGAAAAACAATTGCGAAAAGAATATCAAACTTTTAAAATTGAATGTAAGAATAAAAAAACTATTAAAAAAGAATTAGCAATTTTGTTATCACTAAACCAATGGATTAAATATGAAGATTTTAAAATTGGAATTTTTTCTAAGGATAAAGTAGTAATTGAAAAAACAGATAAAACCATTGGTCTATCTAATTGTCCGTCTAAATTAGTTTTACGATTTCGAAAACCAAAAGACTATTTTGAAATCAATGGCATGCATAAAAAGTTAAGACGCTATTTTATCGATAATAAGATACCTTCAGAAGATCGTCAGACGATGCCTTTGATTGCAGATGGGAATTTGATATATGCTGCTTTAAATCCACAGCAGTTGTATTTGTCACATTTTAGCGAAAATGCTACAATTCGATACACAATAGTAATAAAGAAGTACAGAAAGAGGTAA
- the hpt gene encoding hypoxanthine phosphoribosyltransferase: MNNDILKVLYSREQIQDVTKKLGKQITKDFAGKDPLVVCILKGAAVFYSDIVREIDTYCELDFMDVSSYGNETVSSGNVKIIKDLDTSVEGRNVLIIEDIIDTGRTLQCLVDLFQSRNAASVKICTLLDKPDRRVEGIETDYYGFKVPNEFVVGYGLDYSGHYRNLPYVGVLKPEVYAKNENGQN, translated from the coding sequence ATGAACAACGATATTTTGAAAGTTCTTTATAGTAGAGAACAAATTCAAGATGTTACTAAAAAATTAGGTAAACAAATCACTAAAGATTTTGCTGGTAAAGATCCACTTGTAGTATGCATTTTAAAAGGTGCAGCTGTGTTTTATTCAGATATTGTACGTGAGATTGATACATATTGTGAATTAGATTTTATGGATGTTTCAAGTTATGGAAATGAAACAGTTTCATCTGGAAATGTAAAAATTATTAAAGATTTGGATACATCAGTTGAAGGAAGAAACGTACTTATTATCGAAGATATCATTGATACAGGTCGAACACTTCAATGTTTGGTTGATTTATTTCAAAGTCGCAATGCTGCCTCTGTTAAAATCTGTACTTTATTAGATAAACCAGATCGTCGTGTTGAAGGTATTGAAACAGATTATTATGGATTTAAAGTTCCTAATGAATTTGTAGTAGGTTATGGTTTAGATTATTCAGGTCATTATCGTAATTTACCATATGTTGGTGTTTTAAAACCTGAAGTTTATGCTAAGAATGAAAATGGTCAAAATTAG
- the ftsH gene encoding ATP-dependent zinc metalloprotease FtsH → MNNNNKKNGLFRNSLFYIVIFLGIMGAVYYFTGGNSNSQTQQIQSSTFMSEMKKDNVRKFTLEPSGSVYKVTGEYRKPVTVKNKKNTLTGATESTKVKSFTTNIVTNGDTVNQVMDYAQKNHVTNNAKEEQSSNIWMQLLLTLLPVVFMIFFFYLMMGNAGGQGGSGRMMNFGKSKAKPINKSQNKVRFSDVAGAEEEKQELVEVVEFLRDPKKFRKLGARIPSGVLLEGPPGTGKTLLAKAVAGEAGVPFFSISGSDFVEMFVGVGASRVRDLFENAKKNAPSIIFIDEIDAVGRRRGNGMGGGHDEREQTLNQLLVEMDGFEGDEGVIVMAATNRSDVLDPALLRPGRFDRKILVGRPDVKGREAILKVHAKGKPLAKDVDLKMVAKQTPGFVGADLANLLNEAALLAARRNKNEIDASDVDEAEDRVIAGPAKRDRVVSEKERRTVAFHEAGHTIVGLVLNDARVVHKVTIVPRGRAGGYAIMLPREDQMLNSKKDLTEQIAGLMGGRAAEEIIFNQQSSGAANDFQQATQLARAMVTEYGMSEKLGPVQYEGQANMQPGEFDGQHSYSGKVANLIDEEVMRLSNEGMETAKRIIQEHREQHKIIAEALLKYETLDEKQILSLYKTGKMPVENEFPSEKSGSFEEAKKALERKDAQRQKIDEQEVAEEKKADKRDDQALPTQTFYPSNQNDVEKHQDKDNKD, encoded by the coding sequence ATGAATAATAACAACAAAAAGAATGGATTATTCAGAAATAGTCTTTTCTATATTGTGATTTTCCTTGGAATTATGGGAGCTGTCTATTACTTCACTGGAGGCAATAGCAATTCTCAAACTCAACAAATTCAGTCCAGTACATTTATGTCTGAGATGAAGAAGGATAATGTGCGTAAGTTTACGTTAGAGCCTTCAGGGAGTGTTTATAAGGTAACTGGTGAATATCGTAAACCAGTTACAGTTAAAAATAAAAAGAATACTTTAACAGGCGCAACGGAAAGTACTAAAGTTAAGAGCTTTACAACAAATATTGTGACTAATGGTGATACTGTAAACCAAGTCATGGATTATGCACAAAAGAATCATGTTACAAATAATGCAAAAGAAGAACAATCAAGTAATATTTGGATGCAACTTCTTTTAACATTACTTCCAGTAGTCTTCATGATTTTCTTCTTCTATCTAATGATGGGAAATGCTGGTGGCCAAGGCGGAAGCGGACGTATGATGAATTTTGGCAAGTCAAAGGCTAAGCCAATTAATAAGAGTCAAAATAAGGTTCGTTTCTCAGATGTAGCCGGTGCAGAAGAGGAAAAACAAGAGTTAGTTGAAGTCGTTGAATTTTTACGTGATCCAAAGAAGTTTAGAAAATTAGGAGCACGAATTCCATCTGGAGTATTACTTGAAGGACCTCCAGGAACAGGTAAAACTTTATTAGCTAAAGCCGTGGCTGGTGAAGCTGGCGTGCCATTCTTCTCAATTTCAGGTTCAGATTTCGTTGAAATGTTTGTTGGTGTTGGGGCAAGCCGTGTTCGTGATTTATTTGAAAATGCTAAGAAGAATGCTCCATCAATTATCTTCATTGATGAAATTGATGCTGTTGGTCGTCGTCGTGGAAATGGTATGGGCGGTGGCCATGATGAACGTGAACAAACATTGAACCAATTATTGGTTGAAATGGATGGGTTCGAAGGCGATGAAGGCGTAATTGTAATGGCTGCTACAAACAGATCTGATGTTTTAGACCCAGCCTTACTTCGTCCTGGTCGTTTTGATCGTAAAATTCTTGTTGGTAGACCAGATGTTAAGGGCCGTGAAGCTATCTTAAAGGTCCATGCAAAAGGAAAACCATTGGCCAAAGATGTTGACTTGAAGATGGTTGCTAAGCAAACACCAGGATTTGTTGGTGCTGATTTAGCTAACTTGTTAAATGAAGCTGCATTATTAGCTGCAAGAAGAAATAAAAATGAAATTGATGCTTCTGATGTTGATGAAGCAGAGGATCGTGTAATTGCTGGTCCAGCAAAACGTGATCGAGTTGTAAGTGAAAAAGAACGACGGACAGTTGCATTCCACGAAGCTGGTCATACAATTGTTGGTTTAGTTTTAAATGACGCACGTGTTGTGCATAAGGTAACAATTGTACCACGTGGTCGTGCAGGTGGTTATGCAATAATGCTTCCTAGAGAAGACCAAATGTTAAACTCAAAGAAAGATTTGACAGAACAAATTGCCGGTTTAATGGGTGGTCGTGCTGCGGAAGAAATTATTTTCAATCAACAGTCATCTGGTGCTGCAAACGATTTCCAACAAGCAACACAATTAGCACGTGCTATGGTTACTGAATACGGAATGAGTGAAAAATTAGGTCCTGTTCAGTACGAAGGACAAGCAAATATGCAACCAGGAGAATTTGATGGACAACATAGTTACTCTGGAAAAGTTGCTAACTTAATTGACGAAGAAGTAATGCGTTTGTCAAATGAAGGAATGGAAACTGCTAAGAGAATTATTCAAGAACACCGCGAACAACATAAAATTATTGCAGAAGCATTATTAAAATATGAAACTCTTGATGAAAAGCAAATCTTAAGTTTATATAAGACAGGTAAAATGCCAGTTGAAAATGAATTTCCTAGTGAAAAATCGGGATCATTTGAAGAAGCTAAAAAAGCCTTAGAACGAAAAGATGCACAACGCCAAAAGATTGATGAACAAGAGGTTGCTGAAGAGAAAAAAGCTGATAAACGTGATGATCAGGCTTTACCAACTCAAACTTTCTATCCAAGCAATCAAAACGACGTAGAAAAACATCAAGACAAAGATAATAAGGATTAA
- the hslO gene encoding Hsp33 family molecular chaperone HslO yields the protein MSDYLVKSLAFDGQIRAYAVDATETVRKAQELHDTWSAASAALGRSLIGTLLLSSASLQDDEKMTVKINGNGPVGGIVIDGNAKGTVKGYVQHPHVHLPLNDKNKIDVKGAVGTNGFLAVTKDLGLKEPFTGQVPLVSGELGEDFTYYLAKSEQIPSSVGLSVFVNNDNTIKTAGGFMLQVMPGAKDEVLSKVEQKLNEIPMVSEMMQQGMTPEDMLYEILGKDNVKILDKMEVSYKCDCSRDRFYNIIKTLPNDQIKEMIDEDHGAEVICHFCGKKYKFTEDELKKCIKK from the coding sequence ATGAGTGATTATTTAGTTAAAAGTTTAGCATTTGATGGGCAAATTCGTGCATATGCAGTTGATGCAACTGAAACAGTGAGAAAAGCACAAGAATTACACGATACATGGAGTGCAGCTTCAGCAGCATTAGGACGTAGTTTAATTGGAACATTATTATTATCATCTGCTTCATTGCAAGATGATGAAAAAATGACCGTAAAGATTAATGGAAATGGACCAGTTGGTGGTATTGTTATTGACGGAAATGCAAAGGGTACAGTTAAAGGATATGTGCAACATCCTCATGTGCATTTACCATTAAATGATAAGAATAAAATTGATGTAAAAGGTGCAGTAGGAACAAATGGTTTTTTAGCGGTAACTAAAGATTTAGGACTAAAAGAACCATTTACTGGTCAAGTTCCTTTAGTGTCTGGAGAATTAGGAGAAGACTTTACTTATTATTTAGCAAAGTCAGAACAAATCCCTTCATCTGTTGGATTATCAGTATTTGTGAACAATGATAATACAATTAAAACAGCAGGTGGATTTATGTTGCAAGTTATGCCAGGTGCTAAAGATGAGGTTTTGAGTAAAGTTGAACAAAAATTAAATGAAATTCCAATGGTATCTGAAATGATGCAACAGGGTATGACACCTGAAGATATGTTATATGAAATTTTAGGTAAAGATAATGTTAAAATTTTAGATAAAATGGAAGTTAGTTATAAATGTGATTGTTCACGCGACCGTTTTTACAATATTATAAAAACATTACCTAATGATCAAATAAAAGAAATGATTGATGAGGATCATGGTGCAGAAGTCATTTGTCATTTTTGCGGTAAGAAGTATAAATTTACTGAAGATGAATTAAAGAAATGTATAAAAAAATAG
- the dusB gene encoding tRNA dihydrouridine synthase DusB: MEWKIGDITIPNQVVVAPMAGVTNVAFRLICKEFGAGLVVCEMISDKGIHFRNKKTLGMLFVDETEHPVSVQIFGGSKDSLVEAAQFVAENTNTDIIDINMGCPVPKVTKTDAGAHWLLDPDKIYEMVSAVTKVVKKPVTVKMRTGWDDDHILAVENALAAEEGGAAMLAMHGRTRKQLYSGHADWGILKEVKDNLKKIPFVGNGDVTTPQEAKKMLDEVGADAVMIGRAALGNPWIVKQTTHYLETGEILSEPTPDEKIEVAKEHLHRLVKVKGEKIGPREFRSQAAYYIKGIPRAARTKAALNSADTEEEMIEIFDQFLADTKERMNVKRK; encoded by the coding sequence ATGGAGTGGAAAATTGGTGATATAACAATTCCAAATCAAGTCGTGGTAGCTCCCATGGCTGGAGTTACTAACGTTGCATTTAGATTAATTTGTAAAGAATTTGGAGCAGGACTAGTTGTGTGTGAAATGATTTCAGATAAAGGAATTCATTTTAGAAATAAAAAAACATTAGGAATGTTATTTGTAGATGAAACTGAACATCCTGTTAGTGTACAGATTTTTGGCGGTTCAAAGGATTCCTTAGTTGAAGCAGCACAGTTTGTTGCTGAAAATACAAATACTGATATTATTGACATAAATATGGGTTGTCCTGTACCTAAGGTTACAAAAACTGATGCTGGTGCACATTGGTTACTAGATCCTGATAAAATTTATGAGATGGTAAGTGCGGTGACTAAAGTTGTAAAGAAACCAGTAACAGTTAAAATGCGTACAGGTTGGGATGATGATCACATTTTAGCAGTTGAAAATGCTTTGGCAGCTGAAGAAGGTGGAGCAGCTATGCTTGCTATGCATGGTAGAACACGTAAACAACTTTATTCTGGCCATGCAGATTGGGGAATTTTAAAAGAAGTAAAGGATAATTTGAAGAAAATTCCTTTTGTTGGAAATGGTGATGTGACAACTCCACAAGAAGCTAAGAAAATGCTAGATGAAGTAGGTGCAGATGCTGTAATGATAGGTCGTGCAGCATTGGGTAATCCTTGGATTGTTAAACAAACAACTCATTATTTAGAGACTGGTGAAATTTTGTCTGAACCAACACCTGATGAAAAAATTGAAGTTGCTAAAGAACATTTACATCGATTAGTTAAAGTTAAGGGTGAAAAAATTGGTCCAAGAGAATTTCGCTCTCAAGCTGCATATTATATTAAGGGAATTCCACGTGCAGCTCGTACAAAAGCAGCTTTAAATTCTGCTGATACTGAAGAAGAAATGATAGAAATTTTTGATCAGTTCTTAGCTGATACGAAAGAACGTATGAATGTAAAAAGAAAATAG
- the lysS gene encoding lysine--tRNA ligase: protein MSNEQSMNDQLRVRRQKMQELRDEGIDPFGHRFERDAMNADLHEKYGDMTKEELNDSGITATIAGRMVGKRGKGKVGFADLQDRTGKMQLYIRKDVVGEEQYHIFKRADLGDFLGITGEVIKTDMGELTLRVTKLTFLSKALRPLPDKYHGLQNIEQIYRQRYLDLITNRTSYDRFVNRTKIIKAVRDYLDNEGFIEVETPILNNQAGGAAARPFITHHNALDIDLYLRIALELPLKRLIVGGMERVYELGRVFRNEGIDTRHNPEFTSLETYAAYWDFNDVMNETEGIFKAAAKVVSDNGIITYQGQEVNLDKPFKRVHMVDLIKEVTGVDFWKEMSVEEAQKIADEHNVRYEPYWGVGHIINEFFEEFCEDKLVDPTFVYGHPVEVSPLAKKNEKDPRFTDRFELFILGGEYANAFTELNDPVDQRQRFEAQVQERENGNDEAESIDEDYLEAMEYGMPPTGGLGVGIDRLVMLLTDAPSIRDVLLFPTRRPEK, encoded by the coding sequence ATGAGCAACGAACAGTCAATGAACGATCAACTTAGAGTTCGTAGACAAAAAATGCAAGAACTTCGCGATGAAGGAATTGATCCATTTGGTCATAGATTTGAACGTGATGCAATGAATGCTGATTTGCATGAAAAATATGGTGATATGACAAAAGAAGAATTGAATGATTCTGGAATTACAGCCACAATTGCTGGTCGAATGGTCGGTAAACGTGGAAAAGGGAAAGTTGGTTTTGCTGATTTACAAGATCGTACAGGAAAAATGCAACTTTATATCCGTAAAGACGTGGTTGGTGAAGAACAATATCACATTTTTAAACGTGCTGATTTAGGAGATTTCCTTGGAATTACAGGTGAAGTTATTAAAACTGATATGGGAGAGTTGACATTACGAGTTACTAAATTAACTTTCCTTTCGAAAGCTTTACGTCCTTTGCCAGACAAGTATCATGGTTTGCAAAATATTGAACAAATTTATCGTCAACGTTATCTAGATTTAATTACAAATAGAACAAGTTATGATCGTTTTGTAAATCGAACAAAAATCATAAAAGCAGTGCGTGACTATTTAGATAATGAAGGCTTTATTGAGGTAGAAACACCAATTTTGAATAATCAAGCTGGTGGTGCTGCTGCACGTCCATTTATTACACACCATAATGCATTAGATATTGATTTATATTTGCGTATTGCCTTAGAATTGCCATTGAAACGATTAATTGTTGGTGGTATGGAACGCGTATATGAATTGGGCCGAGTATTTAGAAATGAAGGAATCGATACTCGTCATAATCCAGAATTTACATCATTAGAAACATATGCTGCATATTGGGATTTCAATGATGTAATGAATGAAACAGAAGGAATTTTTAAAGCAGCTGCTAAAGTGGTTTCTGATAATGGGATTATTACATACCAAGGACAAGAAGTTAATTTAGACAAACCATTTAAACGTGTTCACATGGTAGACTTAATTAAAGAAGTTACTGGTGTTGATTTCTGGAAAGAAATGAGTGTAGAAGAAGCTCAAAAAATAGCAGATGAACATAATGTTCGCTATGAACCATATTGGGGAGTTGGCCATATTATAAACGAATTCTTTGAAGAATTTTGTGAAGATAAATTAGTAGATCCAACTTTTGTATATGGACACCCTGTAGAAGTTTCTCCATTAGCAAAGAAAAATGAAAAAGATCCTCGATTTACTGATCGATTTGAATTATTCATTCTAGGTGGGGAATATGCTAATGCTTTCACTGAATTAAATGATCCTGTTGACCAACGTCAAAGATTTGAAGCTCAAGTTCAAGAACGTGAGAATGGAAATGATGAGGCAGAAAGTATTGATGAAGATTATCTAGAAGCAATGGAATATGGAATGCCTCCAACTGGTGGATTAGGTGTCGGAATTGATCGATTGGTTATGTTGTTAACTGATGCACCATCAATTCGTGATGTATTATTATTCCCAACAAGAAGACCTGAAAAATAG